In Maridesulfovibrio sp., a single genomic region encodes these proteins:
- a CDS encoding phosphoribosylanthranilate isomerase, with product MSLLVKVCGMTRAEDAAFCEESGADFLGFIFHPSSPRNVDEAFARSVKTSSAKKVGVFVKQSAAEVIEIMKNGRLDFAQLHGGQNEEFCDTVGRERVIKVLWPQRYESSKEFQDDIDRFAPHCAYLLFDAGKSGGGHGVSMAFDVFEDVEIPVPWLLAGGLSAENLEHALITAKPSGVDLNSGVESEPGIKDKNRLGDAFACIARQRRG from the coding sequence ATGAGTCTGCTGGTAAAGGTCTGCGGCATGACCCGTGCAGAGGATGCGGCTTTTTGCGAGGAGTCGGGGGCTGATTTCCTAGGCTTCATCTTCCATCCTTCCAGTCCGCGTAATGTGGATGAGGCTTTTGCCCGGTCCGTCAAGACTTCTTCAGCCAAAAAGGTGGGGGTTTTTGTCAAGCAGAGTGCGGCCGAGGTGATAGAGATAATGAAAAACGGACGGCTTGATTTCGCCCAGTTGCACGGGGGACAGAACGAAGAGTTCTGTGACACTGTCGGTCGGGAGCGGGTCATAAAGGTTCTCTGGCCTCAGCGCTATGAATCATCCAAGGAATTTCAGGACGACATAGACCGTTTTGCCCCGCATTGTGCCTACCTGCTTTTCGATGCCGGGAAGTCCGGTGGCGGGCATGGGGTGTCCATGGCGTTCGATGTGTTTGAAGATGTGGAAATACCGGTGCCCTGGCTGCTCGCCGGGGGGCTTTCGGCCGAGAATCTGGAGCATGCCCTGATCACGGCAAAACCGTCCGGGGTTGATCTTAATTCCGGAGTGGAATCGGAACCGGGTATAAAGGATAAAAACAGGCTTGGCGACGCATTCGCGTGCATTGCCCGGCAAAGACGAGGATAA
- the trpB gene encoding tryptophan synthase subunit beta gives MKKGYFGDFGGQFVPELLMPPLLELEEAMEKIVKSDEFQQEYTRLLKDFVGRPTALTHCANISSELGFNLWLKREDLAHTGAHKVNNTVGQALLTKMMGKPMMLAETGAGQHGVATATAAALLGLECEIYMGAVDVKRQSHNVRRMELLGARCVPVESGTQTLKDAINAALRKWIADQRTTHYCFGTAAGPHPFPLLVRNFQSVIGREAKAQFKEKTGELPYMVVACVGGGSNAIGMFHEFVQEESVKIVGVEAAGTGEPGCYNSAPINLGTPGVLHGTHSLLLQTEDGQIMPSHSIAPGLDYPGVGPEHVHLHSIGRAQYGTVNDHQALAAFRMLCRKEGILPALESSHAVAWVLENRESIPKGANVIVNLSGRGDKDMGILEEYLAKYGE, from the coding sequence ATGAAAAAAGGATATTTCGGAGACTTCGGAGGACAATTTGTTCCGGAACTGCTCATGCCGCCGCTGCTTGAGCTTGAGGAAGCAATGGAAAAAATTGTCAAGTCGGACGAATTTCAGCAGGAGTATACACGTCTGCTCAAGGATTTTGTCGGCAGACCCACGGCGCTGACTCATTGTGCCAATATTTCAAGTGAACTCGGTTTCAACCTCTGGCTGAAGCGTGAAGATCTGGCTCATACCGGTGCCCATAAGGTCAACAACACCGTCGGACAGGCCCTGCTGACCAAGATGATGGGCAAGCCCATGATGCTGGCTGAGACCGGCGCCGGACAGCACGGAGTGGCAACCGCGACCGCAGCTGCTCTGCTCGGACTTGAATGCGAGATATACATGGGAGCCGTTGACGTAAAACGCCAGTCCCACAACGTACGCCGCATGGAACTGCTGGGCGCGAGATGCGTCCCGGTGGAATCCGGCACACAGACTCTCAAGGATGCCATCAATGCTGCACTGCGCAAATGGATAGCCGACCAGCGCACTACCCATTACTGCTTCGGAACAGCTGCCGGACCGCACCCCTTTCCGCTTCTTGTACGTAATTTCCAGTCGGTCATAGGACGCGAGGCCAAGGCCCAGTTCAAGGAAAAGACCGGGGAACTTCCGTATATGGTCGTGGCCTGTGTCGGCGGCGGCTCCAACGCCATAGGCATGTTCCACGAATTCGTGCAGGAAGAGTCGGTTAAGATCGTGGGTGTCGAGGCTGCCGGAACCGGAGAGCCGGGCTGTTACAACTCCGCGCCCATTAACCTCGGAACTCCCGGCGTGCTTCATGGAACCCATTCCCTGCTGCTGCAGACCGAGGACGGACAGATAATGCCTTCCCACTCCATTGCCCCGGGACTTGATTATCCCGGAGTAGGCCCGGAACACGTGCATCTGCATTCTATCGGAAGGGCACAGTACGGCACGGTCAACGACCATCAGGCACTGGCCGCTTTCAGGATGCTCTGCCGCAAGGAAGGCATTCTCCCCGCGCTGGAAAGTTCCCATGCCGTCGCCTGGGTACTGGAAAACCGGGAATCCATCCCCAAGGGCGCAAACGTCATAGTCAACCTGTCCGGTCGCGGCGACAAGGACATGGGCATTCTTGAAGAATACCTTGCCAAATACGGCGAATAG
- the trpA gene encoding tryptophan synthase subunit alpha, producing the protein MSITKLADKIKEANAQGRIGLIPFLPGGYPSRDRFWNEIMELDENGADVIEIGMPFSDPVADGPVVEAASLKCLEDGINLKWILEGLSVNRAKISAGVLLMGYYNPVLKYGLEKFAKDACAAGVNGLIIADLPYEEGVEFRDLLAKYDIALIPLVGLNTKADRMSLYANGGNGFCYYVSVLGTTGDRDSLPEEIKDGLAQAKEVFDIPVALGFGLKNPSQLAALDGLVDAAVFGSALIRHIDSGKSSADFMKAWK; encoded by the coding sequence ATGAGTATCACCAAACTTGCAGATAAAATTAAAGAAGCCAACGCTCAAGGCCGGATCGGCCTTATCCCGTTTCTGCCCGGAGGATATCCGAGCCGAGACCGGTTCTGGAATGAAATCATGGAACTGGACGAAAACGGTGCGGACGTGATCGAGATAGGCATGCCCTTTTCCGATCCGGTTGCAGACGGACCGGTGGTTGAGGCCGCTTCCCTGAAGTGCCTTGAAGACGGCATCAATCTGAAATGGATTCTGGAAGGGCTGTCCGTGAACAGGGCGAAAATAAGCGCCGGTGTGCTGCTGATGGGTTATTACAATCCCGTCCTGAAGTACGGACTGGAAAAATTCGCCAAGGATGCCTGTGCTGCAGGGGTCAACGGATTGATCATTGCCGACCTGCCCTACGAGGAAGGAGTTGAATTCCGCGACCTGCTTGCAAAATATGATATTGCCCTGATCCCGCTGGTCGGACTGAATACGAAAGCTGACCGCATGTCCCTTTATGCAAATGGCGGCAACGGATTCTGCTATTATGTCTCCGTGCTGGGAACCACCGGGGATCGCGATTCCCTGCCGGAAGAAATCAAAGATGGACTTGCTCAGGCCAAGGAAGTCTTCGACATTCCCGTGGCGCTGGGATTCGGTCTCAAGAATCCTTCACAGCTCGCGGCTCTGGACGGTCTTGTGGATGCCGCGGTCTTCGGATCGGCTCTTATCAGGCACATTGATTCCGGAAAAAGTTCCGCTGATTTCATGAAGGCCTGGAAATAA
- a CDS encoding GNAT family N-acetyltransferase has product MSSIIISHELDGIDWKEISTIFEKAPLGTREPEKLRRAAENSELVCFAKDGAKTIGFARAITDGEYNGVIYDLCVLPEYQSKGIGRMIMTAAMKKLEPLNVILFAVPGKEGFYDKLGFRTMLTAMGNFKDAQGMTERGYLK; this is encoded by the coding sequence ATGAGCAGTATAATTATCAGTCACGAACTGGACGGCATAGACTGGAAGGAAATCTCGACAATATTCGAAAAAGCCCCCCTCGGCACCAGAGAACCGGAAAAACTCCGCCGCGCAGCTGAAAACAGCGAACTGGTCTGCTTTGCCAAGGACGGAGCAAAAACAATCGGCTTTGCACGGGCGATAACGGACGGAGAATACAACGGCGTAATTTACGACCTTTGTGTGCTTCCGGAATATCAATCCAAAGGGATAGGCAGAATGATTATGACCGCGGCCATGAAAAAACTGGAGCCGCTCAACGTCATTCTCTTCGCCGTGCCGGGCAAGGAAGGATTTTACGATAAGCTTGGATTCAGGACCATGCTCACGGCAATGGGAAATTTCAAGGATGCTCAGGGAATGACGGAAAGGGGTTATCTGAAATAA
- a CDS encoding HAMP domain-containing sensor histidine kinase, which translates to MKISRLYLKFFLAFMLVLILSELILFWFMTLSWSQSPRVSHMERQLITVKNLAEMNMEQTDPAAETRHSDLTTLLQTLGRSIQADIWITGPYGELVASSTETIPDMHDWTSGEAVKSMEGAYIYKKKVAGLKSVYGLYTSSKPRGYPYTYHVFHSIPKFNEDVWFMRSQIVLIVLAALFLIPVSRRMISPVKELTVSASRMGRGDLKQRVRIKGRDEIAELGTAFNHMAEELEKMVKSSRELTANVSHELRSPLARMRISLEMLKEKIEENGSPGCEGFINGMQFEISHMDELIGKIIKFSKLDIHKLPAMNETADLKAIIEDLISQYSHIATRNRISIELHLEDVKTGNCNRNALTVVLDNILGNAFKYTDPDGDVSISLKEEDNTAHIEVANTHPPLTEEDLEEIFNPFHRLKGQELPGSGLGLAAARKITGIHGGSIRAANSSKGFTIIVEIPT; encoded by the coding sequence ATGAAAATAAGCCGACTTTATCTGAAATTTTTTCTGGCCTTCATGCTGGTACTCATACTTTCCGAACTGATCCTGTTCTGGTTCATGACTCTTTCCTGGTCCCAGAGTCCCAGAGTCAGCCATATGGAACGACAGCTGATCACGGTAAAAAACCTTGCCGAGATGAATATGGAACAAACCGACCCGGCTGCAGAAACTCGGCACAGTGATCTGACCACCCTGCTGCAGACGCTGGGCAGATCCATTCAGGCGGACATCTGGATAACCGGACCATACGGAGAACTGGTTGCTTCATCCACGGAAACAATTCCGGACATGCACGACTGGACCTCCGGAGAAGCGGTTAAATCAATGGAAGGAGCCTACATATACAAGAAAAAAGTTGCCGGGCTGAAAAGCGTCTACGGTTTATACACATCCTCAAAGCCTCGCGGCTACCCGTACACATACCACGTCTTCCACTCCATCCCGAAATTCAATGAAGATGTGTGGTTCATGCGTTCACAGATTGTGCTCATAGTGCTTGCGGCACTGTTTCTCATCCCCGTATCGCGACGCATGATAAGTCCGGTGAAGGAACTGACCGTTTCGGCCTCGCGAATGGGCCGGGGGGACCTGAAACAAAGGGTCAGGATCAAAGGCCGGGACGAAATCGCCGAACTCGGGACGGCCTTCAATCACATGGCCGAAGAACTGGAAAAAATGGTCAAATCAAGCCGCGAACTGACGGCGAATGTGTCGCACGAACTACGCAGTCCGCTGGCCAGAATGCGCATCTCGCTGGAGATGCTCAAGGAAAAGATAGAAGAGAACGGCTCGCCCGGCTGCGAAGGTTTTATAAACGGCATGCAGTTCGAGATAAGCCATATGGATGAACTGATCGGTAAAATTATAAAATTTTCAAAGCTGGATATACACAAACTTCCGGCAATGAACGAAACCGCCGACCTTAAAGCCATAATCGAAGACCTGATCAGCCAGTACAGCCACATTGCAACGAGAAACCGGATTTCTATCGAGCTGCATCTTGAAGACGTCAAGACCGGCAACTGCAACCGCAATGCCCTCACTGTGGTGCTGGACAATATTCTGGGCAACGCTTTCAAATACACAGATCCGGACGGAGATGTTTCAATAAGCTTGAAAGAAGAGGACAATACCGCGCACATTGAAGTTGCCAACACCCACCCTCCCCTGACCGAAGAAGACCTTGAGGAAATATTCAATCCTTTTCACCGGCTGAAAGGACAGGAGCTTCCCGGCTCAGGACTGGGGCTGGCCGCTGCCAGAAAAATAACCGGTATACACGGCGGGAGTATAAGAGCCGCAAACAGCAGCAAAGGATTCACGATTATTGTGGAAATCCCGACATAA
- a CDS encoding response regulator transcription factor, whose protein sequence is MEKEHPVLIVDDDAKLRELLTQYLEGYGYTVNTLPSGEGLLDEIRTKPPEIVILDIMMPGKDGLEVLRDLRPHSNVPVIMLTAKGEDTDRIVGLELGADDYISKPFNPRELLARIKAVLRRANEPDHVSEPSTGQLRVADIILHMTYQKLEINGESLELSSTEFKLLKALMENPDRPLTRDDLMTSVWGKDFNAFDRSIDVHISKLRAILKPYPDHESRIKTVWGTGYMFVSEK, encoded by the coding sequence ATGGAAAAAGAACATCCGGTACTGATAGTGGACGATGATGCCAAACTCAGGGAACTGCTTACCCAGTACCTTGAAGGTTACGGCTATACGGTCAACACCCTGCCCTCCGGGGAGGGCCTGTTGGACGAAATAAGGACAAAACCGCCCGAAATAGTCATTCTGGACATCATGATGCCGGGCAAGGACGGACTCGAAGTTCTGCGCGACCTTCGGCCCCACTCCAATGTGCCGGTCATAATGCTCACCGCCAAGGGCGAGGACACCGACCGCATAGTGGGGCTGGAACTCGGAGCGGACGATTACATCTCCAAGCCTTTCAATCCGCGGGAACTGCTGGCCAGAATAAAAGCGGTGCTCAGAAGGGCCAATGAACCGGACCATGTTTCCGAACCTTCAACCGGACAGTTGAGGGTCGCAGACATAATCCTGCACATGACCTACCAGAAGCTTGAAATCAATGGAGAATCTCTGGAACTTTCCTCCACGGAATTCAAGCTGCTCAAAGCCCTGATGGAAAACCCCGACCGCCCGCTGACCAGAGATGATCTGATGACTTCGGTATGGGGTAAGGATTTCAATGCCTTTGACAGATCAATAGACGTGCACATAAGCAAACTGCGGGCAATACTCAAACCGTATCCGGACCATGAATCACGCATCAAAACGGTATGGGGAACCGGTTATATGTTCGTGAGCGAAAAATGA
- a CDS encoding efflux transporter outer membrane subunit, whose translation MLPSKLKILTLCVLTAFLLSACSPFKPDPRDGMTLGLPMQYSLYSAEPPQPGKWWEKFNNPDLNKLVEEALDANFDVRTAWAKLRQLRATAVKSRADLYPKLNGEGSYKDARSGNDGTEGKKGSTYTDTHKLGLSASYEFDLWGKIEAQSASGELNYLASREDVNTAAMTVASEVVTRWINIQLQRQKKAILKKQLETNETYLELIELRFRNSLATALDVYQQRETVARTKALIPPVESTEQLLLHELALLLGRPAGSIYVKTAPYPDLPKMPGLGIPLDLMANRPDVRSAGLALKSSDWAVTAARADRLPTLSLSGEAALSSIQLANIFSGWMTSLTASLVGPIFDGYEREAEVERTRAVVDEKLLAYKETVYTAFKEVQDALVQEKWQHEYIKARKNQLEAARINLQEAGSRYLQGLDDYLPVLNALVSVQELETSIAEDEANLRNYRIALYRALGGSWTNSLTDAAELKPESDDEVAVAAAAKLETEKSPESGE comes from the coding sequence ATGTTGCCTTCCAAACTGAAAATTTTGACTCTCTGCGTGCTGACGGCCTTTCTGCTCTCGGCATGCTCTCCGTTCAAGCCTGATCCCCGCGACGGGATGACGCTCGGGCTGCCCATGCAGTATTCCCTTTATTCAGCCGAGCCTCCGCAGCCGGGAAAATGGTGGGAGAAATTCAATAATCCGGACCTCAATAAACTGGTTGAGGAAGCTCTGGACGCGAACTTCGATGTACGCACCGCCTGGGCTAAACTCCGCCAGCTGCGGGCCACGGCAGTAAAGTCGCGGGCCGATCTTTATCCCAAGCTGAACGGCGAAGGTTCCTACAAGGATGCCCGTTCCGGCAACGATGGTACCGAGGGCAAAAAAGGCTCAACCTATACCGATACCCACAAGCTGGGATTATCCGCTTCTTATGAATTTGACCTCTGGGGCAAGATAGAGGCCCAGTCCGCGTCCGGCGAATTGAATTATCTGGCCTCGCGCGAAGACGTGAACACCGCAGCCATGACAGTGGCCTCGGAAGTTGTCACCCGTTGGATAAATATCCAGCTGCAACGCCAGAAGAAAGCCATCCTCAAGAAACAGCTCGAAACAAACGAAACTTATCTGGAACTTATTGAACTCCGCTTCCGCAACTCTCTGGCCACGGCACTCGATGTCTATCAGCAGCGCGAAACAGTGGCCCGTACCAAGGCTCTTATTCCTCCTGTGGAATCAACGGAGCAGCTGCTTCTGCATGAACTTGCTCTGCTGCTGGGGCGTCCGGCCGGCAGTATTTACGTCAAGACCGCTCCATATCCGGACCTTCCGAAAATGCCGGGACTGGGCATTCCGTTAGACCTGATGGCCAATCGTCCTGATGTCCGTTCGGCAGGGCTGGCCCTGAAGTCCTCGGACTGGGCCGTAACGGCCGCACGCGCAGACCGGCTGCCGACTCTCAGCCTTTCCGGTGAAGCTGCATTGTCCAGCATACAGCTGGCCAACATCTTTTCCGGCTGGATGACTTCGCTGACCGCCTCGCTGGTCGGGCCTATTTTCGACGGCTATGAACGCGAAGCCGAAGTGGAACGCACCAGAGCGGTGGTTGATGAAAAACTGCTGGCCTACAAGGAGACCGTTTATACGGCCTTCAAGGAAGTTCAGGATGCTCTGGTGCAGGAAAAATGGCAGCACGAGTACATCAAAGCCCGCAAGAATCAGTTGGAAGCGGCCAGAATCAACCTGCAGGAAGCCGGTTCTCGCTATCTGCAGGGGCTTGACGATTACCTGCCTGTTCTCAACGCTCTGGTCAGTGTGCAGGAACTTGAAACCAGCATTGCGGAGGATGAAGCCAACCTGCGCAATTACAGGATCGCTCTTTACAGGGCCCTTGGCGGTTCCTGGACGAACAGCCTGACTGATGCCGCGGAACTGAAGCCGGAAAGCGATGATGAAGTTGCTGTTGCCGCTGCCGCAAAACTGGAAACAGAAAAATCTCCTGAAAGCGGGGAATAG